One part of the Zymomonas mobilis subsp. pomaceae ATCC 29192 genome encodes these proteins:
- a CDS encoding sugar dehydrogenase complex small subunit: protein MPTNRKSSEEIPSRGEGTPTNRRQFLKVAGFSAGTAIAAGTAPLLAQDNNDKPLRDQFYSLSTFLTGHNDLDRGLSDRTWDALLAVDSDFSVKSQALRQAIAAAAITDSSLLRLSAIGQDDALMTTAKTIISAWYLGYVGTPAGHAMEDNARFISYSSALMYRPTLDATVIPSYARGGPSYWVNPPATIKQD from the coding sequence ATGCCGACAAATAGAAAATCTTCTGAAGAAATCCCTTCTCGAGGTGAGGGAACACCTACCAATAGACGACAATTCCTGAAAGTTGCAGGATTCTCAGCTGGGACAGCTATTGCAGCGGGAACGGCCCCTTTATTGGCACAGGATAATAATGATAAACCCTTACGGGATCAGTTCTATTCGCTTTCTACCTTTCTGACGGGACATAATGATCTCGATCGGGGTTTGTCTGACCGGACATGGGATGCATTATTGGCTGTCGACAGCGATTTTTCTGTCAAATCACAAGCTCTGAGGCAGGCTATCGCAGCGGCAGCTATTACAGATTCATCTTTATTACGGCTCTCGGCTATAGGGCAGGATGATGCCTTAATGACAACGGCCAAGACGATTATTTCGGCATGGTATTTAGGCTATGTCGGGACACCGGCAGGCCATGCGATGGAAGATAACGCCCGCTTTATCAGCTATAGTAGCGCCTTGATGTATCGCCCTACCTTGGATGCGACCGTCATTCCGAGTTATGCCCGCGGTGGCCCCAGCTACTGGGTAAATCCGCCCGCTACTATCAAGCAGGATTAG
- the gatC gene encoding Asp-tRNA(Asn)/Glu-tRNA(Gln) amidotransferase subunit GatC: MSVIDASTVRKIAKLACIAVTEEDVTAMVPELNAILGWGEQLSAIDTDGVEPLTSVIAQSQRLRKDEVTVSDMRDALLANAPEAEHGFFTVPKVIE; this comes from the coding sequence ATGTCCGTCATAGATGCCAGCACTGTTCGCAAAATAGCGAAACTCGCCTGCATCGCTGTAACTGAAGAAGATGTTACCGCGATGGTTCCTGAACTCAACGCCATATTGGGTTGGGGTGAGCAGCTATCCGCTATCGATACCGATGGCGTTGAGCCGCTTACCTCGGTTATCGCCCAGTCGCAACGCCTAAGAAAAGACGAAGTCACCGTCTCTGATATGCGGGATGCGCTGCTTGCCAATGCGCCTGAAGCAGAACATGGCTTTTTTACTGTGCCTAAGGTAATCGAATAA
- the ruvX gene encoding Holliday junction resolvase RuvX, whose product MPFDKDDQSFFINDKVNDTIQKKQQELKLFREALPSGGRLAGLDVGTKTIGLAVCDSQWIIASPSETIRRKKFTLDFELLKQFITKQQIKGLVIGLPLSLDGTDSPRTQSVRAFSRNMEPLGLPVLMWDERWSTKAVTRTLLEADASRARRSEVVDKMAAAYILQGAIDSFAMI is encoded by the coding sequence ATGCCTTTTGATAAGGATGATCAATCTTTTTTTATCAATGATAAAGTGAACGACACTATTCAGAAAAAACAACAGGAGCTTAAGCTTTTTCGGGAAGCGTTGCCGTCAGGCGGCAGACTAGCCGGATTAGATGTCGGTACAAAAACGATTGGTCTTGCTGTTTGTGATAGCCAGTGGATTATTGCCAGCCCATCTGAGACGATCAGGCGTAAAAAATTTACACTCGATTTTGAATTGTTAAAACAATTTATAACCAAGCAGCAAATAAAAGGACTGGTTATCGGATTGCCGCTTAGTCTCGATGGTACCGATAGCCCTAGAACACAGTCTGTTCGTGCTTTTTCAAGGAATATGGAACCGTTAGGCTTGCCGGTGCTGATGTGGGATGAACGCTGGTCCACCAAAGCGGTCACAAGAACTTTACTCGAAGCAGATGCCAGCCGTGCAAGACGAAGTGAAGTTGTTGATAAAATGGCAGCGGCTTATATTCTTCAAGGTGCTATTGATTCTTTTGCAATGATTTAA
- the gatB gene encoding Asp-tRNA(Asn)/Glu-tRNA(Gln) amidotransferase subunit GatB yields MEKYILEGATGSWEIVVGLEVHAQVISKSKLFSGAATTFGAEPNAQVALIDAAMPGMLPVVNRECIRQAVRTGLAIKAVINRVSKFDRKNYFYADLPQGYQISQLYHPIVGEGSLLIDVDGEEREIGIERIHVEQDAGKLMHDQHPTKSYVDLNRAGIALMEIVSKPDIRSPAEAGAYIRKLRAILRYVGSCDGNMEEGSMRADVNVSVRKAGEEFGTRCEIKNVNSVRFVQAAIEYEARRQIEVIEEGGTIIQETRLFDHDKGETRSLRSKEDAHDYRYFPDPDLLPLELTESFIDECRESLPELPDTKRQRYITQLNLTPYTASVITADHETAAWFESMLEYFKQPDAKIATAAANWLTSDLFGALKRLGRDITDSPVSPKQGAELVGLVADGTLSGSLAKQVFEIMLENGQDPAQIVEERGLKQNSDTGAIEAVINKILEDNQDKVEQYRGGKDKLFGFFVGQTMRAMAGKANPAVVNELLKKALAV; encoded by the coding sequence ATGGAAAAATATATTCTTGAAGGTGCGACCGGCAGTTGGGAAATTGTCGTTGGGCTAGAAGTCCATGCACAGGTTATTTCTAAGTCAAAGCTATTTTCAGGGGCGGCTACAACCTTTGGGGCAGAGCCTAATGCACAGGTAGCGCTGATTGATGCGGCGATGCCCGGTATGTTGCCCGTTGTTAACCGCGAATGTATCCGTCAGGCTGTTCGGACGGGGCTTGCGATTAAAGCGGTTATCAACCGTGTTTCCAAATTTGATCGTAAAAACTATTTTTACGCTGATTTGCCGCAAGGTTATCAAATATCGCAACTTTATCATCCCATCGTTGGTGAAGGCAGTTTGCTGATTGATGTCGACGGTGAAGAACGCGAAATCGGCATTGAACGCATCCATGTTGAACAGGATGCCGGTAAATTGATGCATGATCAGCATCCGACTAAATCCTATGTAGATTTAAATCGCGCTGGCATTGCATTAATGGAAATTGTTTCCAAACCTGATATTCGGTCTCCGGCAGAAGCAGGTGCTTATATCCGTAAATTACGGGCAATTCTGCGCTATGTTGGTTCTTGTGATGGAAATATGGAAGAAGGCTCGATGCGGGCTGATGTCAATGTTTCCGTTCGCAAGGCTGGTGAAGAGTTCGGAACGCGTTGTGAAATCAAAAATGTAAACTCAGTACGTTTCGTACAAGCTGCGATTGAATATGAAGCCCGCCGTCAGATCGAAGTGATCGAAGAAGGGGGCACAATCATTCAGGAAACGCGGCTGTTCGATCATGATAAGGGCGAGACGCGGTCATTGCGCTCAAAAGAAGATGCGCATGACTATCGCTACTTCCCTGATCCTGATCTTTTACCTTTGGAACTGACAGAAAGTTTCATTGATGAATGCCGCGAAAGTTTGCCGGAATTACCGGATACCAAACGTCAGCGCTATATCACGCAGCTAAATTTAACGCCTTATACAGCGTCGGTTATCACAGCAGATCATGAAACCGCCGCATGGTTTGAATCGATGCTGGAATATTTTAAACAGCCCGATGCAAAAATTGCAACGGCGGCAGCCAATTGGCTCACGTCTGATTTATTCGGTGCGTTAAAAAGACTGGGTCGAGATATTACAGATAGTCCGGTTTCCCCTAAACAGGGTGCTGAACTGGTCGGTTTAGTCGCTGATGGTACGCTGTCAGGTAGTCTCGCTAAGCAAGTCTTTGAGATCATGCTTGAAAATGGCCAAGATCCAGCCCAGATTGTGGAAGAACGGGGCTTAAAACAGAACAGCGATACGGGGGCCATTGAAGCGGTTATCAACAAAATTCTGGAAGATAATCAGGACAAAGTTGAACAATACCGCGGCGGTAAAGACAAGCTGTTTGGCTTCTTTGTCGGCCAGACTATGCGTGCGATGGCAGGCAAGGCCAATCCCGCTGTTGTAAATGAGCTTTTGAAAAAAGCATTGGCTGTCTAA
- the gatA gene encoding Asp-tRNA(Asn)/Glu-tRNA(Gln) amidotransferase subunit GatA → MAHITDLGVTELRDGIAKGDFSAREVAENFIAATDAGKSLNSFITLTPDHALAKADEADKARVAGTLKPLSGVPLGIKDLFCTNGYRTTAASKILDNFIPPYESSITEKLFSAGAGMIGKLNLDQFAMGSSNETSAFGNVISPWKRKGDNVDITPGGSSGGSAAAVSARLIPAATGTDTGGSIRQPASFTGIAGIKPTYGRCSRYGVIAFASSLDQAGPMARSVKDCAALLEVMAGFDPKDSTSIDVAVPDWEKLLSSDLKGKTIGIPKEYRVDGMADEIEKLWQHGIKMMQDAGAKIVEVSLPHTHYALSAYYIIAPAEASSNLARYDGVRYGERVTPENGNLVDMYSATRAAGFGYEVKRRIMIGTYVLSAGFYDAYYIKAQKVRALIARDFETAFQKCDLLLTPATPTAAFGLGEKQDDPLSMYLNDVFTVPASLAGLPAMTVPVGLNEKGLPLGLQLIGKPLDEQGVLNAGLALEERAGFTSLPEKWW, encoded by the coding sequence ATGGCCCATATTACTGATCTCGGTGTTACCGAATTACGCGATGGTATCGCAAAGGGCGATTTTTCTGCCCGAGAAGTCGCTGAAAATTTCATTGCAGCGACCGATGCAGGAAAATCGCTGAATAGCTTTATTACCCTTACCCCCGATCATGCCCTTGCAAAAGCGGATGAAGCTGACAAAGCGCGTGTCGCTGGCACATTAAAACCGTTATCGGGTGTGCCCTTGGGTATTAAAGATTTGTTTTGCACAAATGGCTATCGTACCACTGCCGCAAGTAAAATTTTAGATAATTTCATTCCGCCTTATGAATCCAGTATCACTGAAAAGCTGTTTTCTGCGGGAGCTGGTATGATCGGCAAACTGAATCTTGATCAGTTCGCTATGGGATCATCCAACGAAACCAGCGCTTTTGGCAATGTCATTTCGCCATGGAAAAGAAAAGGGGATAACGTCGATATTACTCCCGGCGGATCATCGGGTGGATCGGCGGCGGCGGTTTCTGCCAGATTAATTCCTGCTGCAACGGGTACCGATACGGGTGGTTCTATTCGTCAGCCAGCATCCTTTACAGGTATTGCCGGAATCAAGCCGACTTATGGTCGCTGTTCCCGCTATGGTGTTATTGCCTTTGCTTCTTCTTTGGATCAGGCAGGTCCCATGGCGCGTTCGGTGAAAGACTGTGCCGCTTTACTAGAAGTGATGGCGGGTTTTGATCCCAAAGATTCTACCTCAATCGACGTAGCCGTTCCTGATTGGGAAAAACTGCTTTCTTCCGATCTTAAAGGTAAAACCATTGGTATTCCAAAAGAATATCGGGTGGATGGTATGGCCGACGAAATCGAGAAGCTTTGGCAGCATGGTATTAAAATGATGCAGGATGCCGGTGCCAAGATTGTAGAAGTATCTCTGCCCCATACTCATTATGCCTTGTCTGCCTATTATATTATTGCTCCAGCAGAAGCTTCTTCCAATCTTGCCCGTTATGATGGAGTGCGTTACGGAGAACGCGTAACGCCTGAAAATGGCAATCTTGTTGATATGTATTCAGCTACCCGCGCGGCAGGTTTCGGGTATGAAGTGAAACGTCGGATTATGATTGGCACCTATGTGCTATCTGCCGGTTTTTATGATGCGTATTATATTAAAGCCCAAAAAGTCCGCGCGCTGATTGCTCGTGATTTTGAAACTGCTTTTCAAAAATGTGATCTTTTGTTGACCCCTGCCACGCCAACGGCCGCTTTTGGTTTGGGTGAAAAACAGGATGATCCTTTGTCCATGTATTTAAATGACGTCTTTACCGTTCCGGCTTCATTAGCAGGCTTACCGGCAATGACGGTACCTGTTGGTCTGAATGAAAAAGGTTTACCCCTTGGTCTACAATTGATCGGCAAGCCTTTAGACGAACAGGGTGTTTTAAATGCCGGTCTCGCTTTAGAAGAACGGGCCGGATTCACCAGCCTGCCGGAGAAATGGTGGTAA